One segment of Pontibacter akesuensis DNA contains the following:
- a CDS encoding HAD family hydrolase, which produces MIKTIIFDLGAVLIDWNPHYLYRKLFKEEAEMLHFLENICTPDWNEEQDAGRSLKEATDMLVAQYPEQEENIKAFYGRWDEMLGGAIEGTVEIFRELKDSGKYNIYALTNWSAETWPVAVERFDFLNWFDGVVVSGTEKDRKPFDSFYHTLLNRYDVQPSEALFIDDNLRNIKAAEKLGIESIHFTSPEELRKALEEKGVL; this is translated from the coding sequence ATGATCAAAACCATCATCTTCGATCTTGGCGCTGTGCTGATCGATTGGAACCCGCATTACCTGTACCGCAAACTATTTAAGGAGGAGGCAGAGATGCTGCACTTCCTGGAAAACATCTGCACCCCCGATTGGAACGAGGAACAGGATGCCGGGCGCTCACTGAAAGAAGCCACGGACATGCTGGTGGCGCAATACCCGGAGCAGGAGGAAAATATCAAAGCCTTTTATGGCCGTTGGGATGAAATGCTAGGCGGTGCGATTGAAGGCACGGTGGAGATATTTCGCGAGTTGAAGGACAGCGGCAAGTATAACATCTATGCTCTTACCAACTGGTCGGCAGAAACATGGCCAGTTGCCGTAGAACGCTTCGACTTCTTGAACTGGTTTGATGGTGTGGTAGTGTCTGGCACCGAAAAAGACCGTAAGCCGTTCGATTCATTCTACCACACACTGCTGAACCGGTACGACGTACAGCCATCCGAGGCACTGTTTATAGATGACAACCTGCGCAACATCAAAGCAGCCGAGAAATTGGGAATAGAGTCAATCCACTTCACGTCGCCGGAGGAGTTACGGAAGGCGTTAGAGGAGAAGGGAGTTCTGTAG
- a CDS encoding ABC transporter ATP-binding protein, producing MATPTPILQVTDLETVFSTHRGSTTAVNKVSFEIYPGETVAIVGESGSGKSVTSLSVMRLINTPPGRIAGGKVIFQSEKFGQVDLVQLPEKQMQQIRGNEISMIFQEPMSSLNPVYTCGKQVAEVLLLHTDLSKKEARERTIQLFEKARLPRPEKIFDAYPHEISGGQKQRVMIAMAMACEPSILIADEPTTALDVTVQARMLQLIDELRVKENTAVLFITHDLGVVAEIADRILVMYKGKLVEQGKVMDIFTNPQHPYTKGLLACRPKLSAKAQSILPTVSDFMEEDERGNIIEKKKQVYEPSLVDVVNNYIGTVTEIKQERENKQKPPLLQVENLKVYFPIKKGFFGRTTDYVKAVDGVSFNVQPGETIGLVGESGCGKTTLGRALLRMVEPTEGRIIFNGQDIAQLNPKELRKSRRNFQMIFQDPYASLNPMHTVGDAVMEPMLVHNLYANNKERRSKVMELLEKVGLLPEHFQRYPHEFSGGQRQRISIARALALQPKCIICDESVSALDVSVQAQVLNLLNKLKQEFQITYIFITHDLSVAKYMSDRILVMSKGQIVESGTPDQLYQNPQQEYTRTLISAIPKGEPEDIVRAQEKRERMKAGL from the coding sequence TTGGCAACTCCCACTCCCATACTTCAGGTTACAGACTTAGAAACTGTTTTCTCCACCCACCGCGGCTCCACAACGGCTGTGAATAAAGTGTCGTTCGAAATTTATCCGGGCGAGACAGTGGCCATCGTAGGAGAATCCGGGTCAGGAAAGTCGGTTACGTCGCTGTCGGTGATGCGGCTGATTAACACGCCGCCAGGCCGGATAGCAGGAGGGAAGGTCATCTTTCAATCCGAAAAGTTCGGGCAGGTAGACCTGGTTCAGCTGCCCGAAAAGCAGATGCAGCAGATACGCGGCAACGAGATCAGTATGATTTTCCAGGAGCCGATGTCATCTTTGAACCCGGTTTATACTTGTGGAAAACAGGTGGCCGAGGTGCTGCTGCTGCACACTGATTTGTCAAAAAAAGAGGCCAGAGAGCGTACCATTCAACTGTTTGAGAAGGCGCGACTGCCAAGGCCCGAGAAAATATTCGACGCTTATCCACACGAGATTTCTGGTGGGCAGAAGCAGCGCGTGATGATTGCCATGGCCATGGCCTGCGAGCCCAGCATCCTTATCGCCGACGAGCCCACCACCGCCCTGGACGTAACGGTGCAGGCACGCATGCTGCAGTTGATCGATGAGCTGCGGGTGAAGGAGAACACCGCCGTACTCTTCATCACCCACGACTTGGGAGTTGTAGCCGAAATAGCCGACCGCATTCTGGTAATGTACAAAGGCAAACTGGTGGAGCAGGGCAAGGTGATGGACATCTTCACGAACCCGCAACACCCTTACACTAAGGGCTTGCTGGCCTGCCGCCCCAAGCTGTCTGCCAAAGCTCAATCCATACTTCCCACCGTCTCTGATTTCATGGAGGAAGACGAACGCGGCAACATCATCGAAAAGAAAAAGCAGGTATACGAGCCTTCGCTGGTAGATGTGGTAAACAACTACATCGGCACCGTAACAGAGATAAAGCAGGAGCGGGAAAACAAGCAGAAGCCACCCTTGCTGCAGGTCGAGAACCTGAAAGTATACTTCCCGATAAAGAAAGGCTTCTTCGGCCGCACCACCGATTACGTGAAGGCGGTGGATGGTGTGAGCTTTAACGTGCAACCCGGTGAGACGATCGGGTTGGTAGGAGAATCGGGCTGTGGCAAAACGACGTTGGGGCGTGCGCTGCTGCGCATGGTGGAGCCAACGGAAGGGCGCATCATTTTCAACGGGCAGGACATTGCCCAACTCAACCCGAAAGAGCTGCGCAAGAGCCGCCGCAATTTTCAGATGATCTTCCAGGACCCATACGCTTCCCTGAATCCAATGCACACCGTAGGAGATGCCGTAATGGAGCCCATGCTGGTGCATAACCTGTACGCCAACAACAAAGAGCGCCGTTCAAAAGTGATGGAACTGCTTGAGAAGGTGGGGCTTCTGCCTGAGCACTTCCAACGTTATCCACACGAGTTTTCTGGCGGTCAGCGGCAGCGCATAAGTATAGCCCGGGCCTTGGCGCTGCAGCCAAAGTGCATTATCTGCGATGAATCGGTGTCGGCGCTGGATGTATCGGTGCAGGCGCAGGTGCTGAATCTGCTCAACAAGCTCAAGCAGGAGTTCCAGATTACCTACATCTTTATCACCCACGATCTTTCTGTTGCCAAGTATATGTCAGACCGCATCCTGGTGATGAGCAAAGGCCAGATCGTGGAAAGCGGCACACCAGACCAACTCTACCAAAACCCGCAGCAGGAATACACCCGCACCCTCATCAGCGCCATTCCAAAAGGAGAGCCAGAAGATATTGTTAGGGCGCAGGAGAAGCGGGAGCGGATGAAGGCGGGGTTGTAA